The Chelatococcus sp. HY11 genome includes a window with the following:
- a CDS encoding M48 family metalloprotease produces the protein MSWATARGACALLGVMFLTSCATETSKLPTSAPLPPAAPRVTGIERAADREHQRLVASLGGSYRWPAAETRLRTMVAKLVAATDTPTQGYRVTLLNSPTVNAFALPTGNIYVTRGLLALANDDSEVAGVLAHEIAHVTAKHASARAELAEKSALVSRVVSEVLNNPSESETVTNQSERTIAGFSRAQELEADRIGIRTMARAGYDPYGSARFLASLGRNSNGRQPQASNFLATHPSTPERIAQALSTARSIAAPGLGERHRAEYLAAINGIAYGDDPADGVVRGRAFIHPRLGITFTAPENFSIDNTAQAVLGVSRNGEAAFRLDAVEGGDINSLEEFLRSGWIEKVDPASIQPVTVNGLSAATATAESNGWRFHLAAVRIGSSIYRLVLASRDRDNASGPAFTGTLNSLRRLSDSEINAVKPLRIALAKANPGDTPDTLAAGMAIANGRVERFRVLNGLDPSTSLAPGETYKVVVE, from the coding sequence ATGAGCTGGGCGACGGCGCGCGGCGCTTGCGCATTGCTTGGCGTCATGTTCCTGACCAGTTGCGCTACAGAAACCAGCAAGCTTCCTACGTCCGCCCCTCTGCCACCAGCCGCGCCCCGCGTCACGGGCATCGAGCGCGCCGCAGACCGCGAACATCAACGCCTCGTCGCATCGCTCGGCGGCAGCTACCGCTGGCCGGCAGCTGAGACGCGGCTGAGAACCATGGTCGCGAAACTGGTGGCCGCTACTGACACGCCGACCCAAGGCTATCGCGTCACCCTCCTGAACTCGCCGACAGTCAACGCGTTCGCGCTGCCGACAGGCAATATCTACGTGACACGCGGTCTCCTGGCGCTTGCCAACGACGATTCGGAGGTCGCTGGCGTGCTCGCGCATGAGATCGCCCATGTCACGGCGAAACATGCGAGCGCCCGCGCGGAGCTTGCCGAAAAGTCAGCGCTGGTGAGTCGCGTGGTCTCCGAAGTGCTTAACAATCCAAGCGAGAGCGAGACTGTCACCAACCAGTCCGAACGGACCATCGCCGGCTTCTCCCGCGCCCAGGAACTCGAGGCTGATCGCATCGGCATCCGTACCATGGCGCGCGCCGGTTACGATCCCTATGGGTCCGCGCGCTTCCTCGCTTCTCTCGGCCGCAATTCGAACGGGCGCCAGCCGCAGGCATCGAACTTCCTGGCCACGCATCCTAGCACGCCGGAACGCATCGCTCAGGCTCTTTCGACCGCCCGCAGCATTGCGGCGCCGGGCCTCGGCGAGCGCCATCGCGCGGAATATCTCGCCGCCATCAACGGCATCGCCTATGGGGATGACCCGGCTGACGGCGTCGTACGCGGCCGCGCCTTCATCCATCCGCGCCTCGGCATCACCTTTACCGCCCCTGAAAACTTCTCCATCGACAACACCGCCCAGGCCGTGCTGGGCGTCTCGCGCAACGGCGAAGCCGCCTTTCGGCTCGACGCGGTAGAAGGCGGTGATATCAATTCGCTGGAGGAATTCCTGCGATCAGGCTGGATCGAGAAGGTCGATCCGGCCAGCATCCAGCCTGTGACGGTGAATGGCCTGTCCGCTGCAACCGCCACCGCCGAAAGCAATGGATGGCGCTTCCATCTCGCCGCCGTGCGGATCGGCAGTTCGATCTATCGGCTGGTACTGGCTTCGCGTGACCGCGACAATGCGAGCGGCCCGGCGTTCACCGGAACCCTCAACAGCCTGCGTCGCCTCTCCGACAGTGAGATCAACGCCGTGAAGCCGTTACGGATTGCCCTTGCCAAGGCCAATCCGGGTGACACGCCGGACACGCTGGCGGCTGGCATGGCGATCGCCAACGGACGTGTGGAGCGGTTCCGCGTCCTGAATGGCCTTGATCCTTCGACCTCCCTGGCGCCGGGCGAAACCTACAAGGTGGTCGTGGAGTAA